A window of the Coprobacter fastidiosus genome harbors these coding sequences:
- a CDS encoding DNA alkylation repair protein, with translation MSIAKEIRESLLVFADPEKASVLQGFFKTAKGAYGEGDKFVGIPVPKTRSVAKQYVYVAPEDVLPLLSDAVHECRLLALLIWVAQFPKSDELRRKRIFDLYLSNTDKINNWDLVDLSAYQIVGEYLRDKDRTPLYRLAESGYLWEQRISIVATWKYIREKQFEDTLYLADKLLQHPHDLIQKAVGWMLREVGKRDKAVLLHFLESRYQIMPRTMLRYAIEKFSPEERAFYMKKDRQRS, from the coding sequence ATGTCGATAGCAAAAGAGATCCGGGAGAGTTTACTTGTATTTGCCGATCCTGAGAAAGCTTCTGTGTTGCAAGGTTTTTTTAAGACAGCAAAAGGTGCATATGGCGAAGGGGATAAGTTTGTCGGGATTCCAGTCCCGAAAACGAGGTCTGTTGCAAAACAATATGTGTATGTTGCACCGGAGGATGTCCTTCCGTTGTTGTCGGATGCCGTTCATGAATGTCGTTTACTGGCTCTTCTGATTTGGGTCGCTCAATTTCCTAAAAGTGACGAACTGCGTCGGAAGCGGATTTTCGATTTGTACTTGTCGAATACCGATAAAATAAACAACTGGGATTTGGTCGATTTGTCTGCTTATCAAATCGTCGGAGAATATTTGAGAGATAAAGATCGTACTCCTTTATATCGGTTGGCTGAGAGCGGCTATTTGTGGGAACAACGAATTTCGATAGTGGCGACATGGAAATATATCCGTGAAAAACAATTTGAGGATACCTTATATTTGGCCGATAAGTTGTTGCAACATCCGCATGACCTGATTCAAAAGGCTGTAGGATGGATGTTGAGGGAAGTCGGAAAACGAGATAAGGCGGTTCTTCTACATTTCTTGGAATCTCGTTATCAAATAATGCCGAGAACTATGCTCCGGTATGCAATTGAGAAATTTTCTCCCGAAGAACGGGCTTTCTATATGAAAAAGGACAGACAAAGGTCTTGA
- the mnmG gene encoding tRNA uridine-5-carboxymethylaminomethyl(34) synthesis enzyme MnmG encodes MTFKYDVIVVGAGHAGCEAACAAANLGSKTLLITMDMNKIAQMSCNPAIGGIAKGQIVREIDALGGNTGIVTDKTAIQFRMLNRSKGPAMWSPRAQSDREKFIHTWREIIENTDNLYLWQDSVKELVIKNNTVTGVLTNMDVQFSAKSVVITSGTFMNGLIHIGKTQLRGGRISEPASYGITEQLSELGITVGRMKTGTPVRIDGRSVHFELMAEQLGENDFHKFSYLDFEPRKLKQQSCWATYTNEEVHRILRQGLPDSPLFNGQIKSIGPRYCPSIETKIVTFPDKTEHQLFLEPEGETTREFYLNGFSSSLPLEIQLNALQKIPAFKDIQIYRPGYAIEYDYFDPTQLLHNLETKKIKNLFFAGQVNGTTGYEEAAGQGIIAGINAHINCHGGNPFILARNEAYIGVLIDDLVTKGVDEPYRMFTSRAEYRILLRQDDADMRLTEKSYNLGLASTQRHSLLIEKKEHINHLIEFAKNYSVKPQYINSGLEQLGTSPLKQGIKLIDLILRPQLSISKIAELIPALHKEIDKIKNRKDEIIEATEIRIKYEGYIDREKMIADKISRLENIRIKGKFDYNSIKQLSTEARQKLDKIDPETIAQAARIPGISPSDINILLVLSGR; translated from the coding sequence ATGACTTTCAAGTACGACGTAATTGTTGTTGGAGCCGGACACGCCGGATGCGAGGCCGCTTGTGCAGCCGCAAATTTAGGTTCAAAAACCCTGCTCATTACAATGGATATGAATAAAATCGCACAAATGAGTTGCAACCCGGCTATCGGTGGTATTGCAAAGGGACAGATTGTGCGGGAAATAGACGCACTGGGAGGTAACACCGGAATCGTAACCGACAAGACGGCGATACAGTTCAGGATGCTCAACCGCTCTAAAGGACCTGCCATGTGGAGTCCTCGAGCACAAAGCGACCGGGAAAAGTTCATCCACACATGGAGAGAAATAATCGAAAATACAGACAATCTGTATCTGTGGCAAGATTCGGTAAAAGAGTTGGTCATAAAAAATAATACGGTAACCGGAGTTCTTACAAACATGGATGTCCAGTTTTCAGCAAAATCCGTAGTTATCACTTCCGGAACTTTCATGAACGGACTAATACATATCGGAAAGACTCAACTGCGAGGAGGTAGAATTTCTGAACCTGCATCGTACGGAATCACCGAACAATTATCTGAATTAGGAATCACTGTCGGGCGAATGAAAACAGGGACTCCAGTACGAATAGACGGGAGAAGCGTCCATTTCGAATTAATGGCAGAACAACTGGGAGAAAACGACTTCCATAAATTTTCATATTTAGATTTTGAGCCGCGCAAATTAAAACAACAAAGCTGCTGGGCGACATATACGAACGAAGAAGTGCATCGGATACTCCGTCAAGGGCTACCCGATTCTCCCCTATTTAACGGACAAATCAAAAGTATCGGACCACGCTATTGTCCCAGTATCGAGACAAAAATCGTCACATTCCCCGATAAAACAGAACATCAATTATTTTTAGAACCGGAAGGTGAAACCACCCGAGAATTTTATTTGAACGGATTTTCATCTTCTTTACCACTGGAAATTCAACTGAATGCTCTGCAAAAAATACCGGCATTTAAAGACATTCAAATCTATCGTCCGGGATATGCGATCGAATACGATTATTTTGATCCGACGCAACTTTTGCATAATCTCGAAACAAAAAAAATCAAGAATCTTTTCTTTGCCGGACAGGTAAACGGAACAACCGGATATGAAGAAGCTGCAGGACAAGGTATAATTGCAGGAATAAATGCCCATATCAACTGCCACGGGGGAAATCCGTTCATTTTAGCTCGGAACGAAGCATATATCGGAGTATTAATTGATGATTTGGTAACAAAGGGCGTAGATGAACCTTACCGAATGTTTACATCCAGAGCCGAATATCGCATTTTACTTCGTCAAGACGATGCAGATATGCGTCTTACCGAAAAATCTTATAATTTAGGATTAGCTTCTACCCAAAGGCACAGTCTTCTCATCGAGAAAAAAGAGCATATCAATCATCTTATAGAATTCGCAAAAAACTATTCCGTAAAGCCTCAATACATAAATAGCGGCTTAGAGCAACTCGGAACATCCCCGTTAAAACAAGGAATAAAACTGATCGACTTAATTTTACGGCCTCAATTATCCATTTCTAAAATTGCAGAACTAATCCCTGCCCTACATAAAGAAATCGATAAAATCAAGAATCGTAAAGATGAAATCATAGAAGCTACGGAAATTCGAATAAAATATGAAGGATATATCGATCGTGAAAAAATGATTGCCGATAAAATATCTCGTCTTGAGAATATTCGAATAAAAGGAAAATTCGACTATAATTCGATAAAACAACTTTCGACTGAAGCAAGACAAAAGCTCGACAAAATCGATCCGGAAACAATCGCTCAGGCTGCTCGAATCCCGGGAATTTCGCCAAGCGACATCAATATTTTATTGGTATTATCCGGAAGATAA
- a CDS encoding nucleoside recognition domain-containing protein: MVLNYIWISFFLIAFGVAVIQSVFFGNLTIWNDIMNSSFTSAKTAFEISLGLTGVLSLWLGLMKIGERGGIIALFSRLISPLFCRLFPDLPKNHPAFGSIFMNVSANMLGLDNAATPLGLKAMKEMQEINPDKETASNPMIMFLVLNTTGLTLVPLGVMVYRAQMGAANPSDIFLPILIATYCSTLAGLIAVCLKQKINLFDRVIMGSILGLTAIIGSILYFFAGLPQEKVSLYSQFGANCLLFCIIISFIIAGIRKKINIYDAFIEGAKEGFKTAVTIIPYLVAMLVAIAIFRASGAMDFIISGITAGINACGIDSDFVGALPTALMKPLSGSGARGMMVDAMNTYGADSFVARVASTIQGSTDTTFYILAVYFGSVGIRNTRYSAGYGLFADLVGIIAAIVVAYIFFK, translated from the coding sequence ATGGTCTTAAATTATATTTGGATATCTTTTTTCCTGATTGCTTTTGGAGTTGCAGTAATTCAATCTGTATTTTTCGGGAATCTGACAATTTGGAACGATATCATGAATTCTTCATTCACTTCAGCCAAAACGGCTTTCGAAATATCATTAGGACTTACCGGGGTTCTATCTTTATGGCTGGGGTTAATGAAAATAGGAGAACGAGGAGGTATCATTGCCTTATTCTCCCGACTTATCAGCCCTCTTTTTTGCAGACTTTTTCCTGACCTTCCCAAGAACCACCCGGCATTCGGATCTATCTTCATGAATGTTTCTGCAAATATGCTGGGGCTCGATAATGCGGCAACACCCCTCGGTCTGAAAGCAATGAAAGAAATGCAAGAGATAAATCCCGATAAAGAGACAGCAAGCAATCCGATGATCATGTTTCTTGTATTAAATACTACCGGACTGACTTTAGTCCCTTTAGGAGTAATGGTATACAGGGCACAAATGGGAGCAGCCAATCCTTCAGACATATTTCTGCCTATATTGATAGCGACATATTGCTCCACATTAGCCGGACTTATCGCGGTATGCCTTAAACAAAAAATAAATTTATTTGATCGGGTAATCATGGGTTCTATTTTGGGACTTACCGCCATAATCGGTTCTATACTTTACTTTTTTGCCGGACTTCCTCAAGAAAAAGTATCTCTATATTCCCAATTCGGAGCAAATTGTCTATTATTTTGTATAATCATCAGCTTCATAATTGCAGGAATACGAAAAAAAATAAACATATACGACGCATTTATAGAAGGCGCAAAAGAGGGATTCAAAACTGCAGTTACAATCATACCCTATTTAGTAGCGATGTTAGTCGCCATAGCTATTTTTAGAGCTTCCGGAGCTATGGACTTCATAATATCCGGAATAACAGCAGGGATCAATGCTTGCGGTATCGATTCCGATTTTGTAGGAGCGCTCCCCACTGCACTCATGAAACCGTTAAGCGGTAGTGGTGCTCGGGGAATGATGGTTGATGCGATGAACACATACGGAGCAGACTCTTTTGTCGCCCGTGTAGCTTCAACGATACAAGGATCGACAGACACGACATTTTATATTCTGGCGGTATACTTCGGAAGCGTAGGTATCCGCAATACCCGCTATTCTGCCGGGTATGGACTTTTTGCCGATCTCGTAGGAATCATTGCAGCTATCGTTGTTGCATATATCTTTTTTAAATAG
- a CDS encoding glycosyltransferase — MSLDGCDLLTICVPTCNQVVILCDMLEDMIPKISSYHIRLLIIDNCSSDNTQGVVAGYSDRYENLSYIRLDRQLDNDALFEMALKLPRTPYCWVIRDINRLNGSYLCSVINTLSNQTPDLYVIACNKRSFGIPSRVYNDANAFLHDLGWCLIYSGAVIFSRKIIDIADFEKCRNPYFFSFNIVFETLSRLDRISVFWSGLDLLSESSLSRDNSRNPRGVFHIYGVLWTKTVLALPDSSYSKKAKLRCIRVLGKKNHLYSAHHLKRQRVVGSLTPEIYKECYDYIRYFAPGNELRFFFYSRYPNRLNKYYRRYHRYYRNTGSPLF; from the coding sequence ATGAGTCTTGATGGATGCGATTTGCTGACGATATGTGTGCCTACTTGCAATCAAGTGGTTATTCTTTGTGATATGTTGGAGGATATGATTCCCAAAATAAGTTCGTATCATATTCGCCTTCTTATTATCGATAATTGTTCTTCAGATAATACGCAAGGGGTTGTAGCCGGTTATTCTGATCGTTATGAGAATTTGTCTTATATTCGTTTGGATAGACAGTTGGATAATGATGCTCTTTTCGAAATGGCGTTGAAATTACCCCGTACTCCTTATTGTTGGGTTATTCGGGATATTAATCGGTTGAATGGTAGTTATTTATGTTCTGTTATAAATACCTTGAGTAATCAGACTCCCGATTTATATGTTATCGCTTGTAATAAGCGTTCGTTCGGGATACCTTCCCGTGTTTATAACGATGCGAATGCTTTTTTACATGATCTCGGATGGTGTCTGATTTATTCCGGAGCTGTTATTTTTTCTCGTAAGATTATTGATATTGCGGATTTTGAGAAATGTCGAAATCCTTATTTTTTTAGTTTCAATATCGTATTCGAGACGCTTTCCCGATTAGACCGTATCTCGGTATTTTGGAGCGGTTTGGATTTGCTGAGCGAATCATCTCTTTCACGCGATAATTCCCGTAATCCGAGAGGTGTATTTCATATTTATGGAGTTCTTTGGACTAAGACGGTTTTAGCTTTGCCGGATAGTTCTTATTCTAAAAAAGCCAAATTGCGTTGTATAAGAGTATTGGGGAAAAAGAACCATTTATATTCTGCTCATCATCTGAAGCGTCAGCGTGTAGTTGGTTCGCTTACTCCTGAAATATATAAAGAGTGTTATGACTATATCCGGTATTTTGCTCCGGGAAATGAGTTGCGTTTTTTCTTTTATTCGAGATATCCGAATAGACTCAATAAATATTATCGGAGGTATCACCGATATTATAGAAATACGGGATCTCCTTTATTTTGA
- the ybeY gene encoding rRNA maturation RNase YbeY, producing MAITFFAEGVKLPAIKKRETGDWIKNVAGIYGKKCGDISYIFCSDEKILEINREYLDHDYYTDIITFDYTEKNRISGDIFISIDTVKSNADEFEVSYEEELHRIIIHGILHLCGINDKGPGEREIMTQKENEALALLSDKK from the coding sequence ATGGCTATTACATTCTTTGCCGAAGGGGTAAAGCTTCCGGCAATAAAAAAAAGAGAAACCGGAGACTGGATAAAAAATGTAGCCGGAATATACGGCAAAAAATGCGGTGATATTTCATACATTTTTTGTTCGGACGAGAAAATATTAGAAATAAATAGAGAATATCTCGATCACGACTATTACACAGACATCATTACATTCGATTACACCGAAAAAAATCGTATCAGCGGGGATATATTTATCAGCATCGATACGGTGAAGAGCAATGCCGATGAGTTCGAAGTATCATACGAAGAAGAATTGCATAGAATCATAATACACGGGATATTACATTTATGTGGAATCAACGACAAAGGGCCGGGAGAAAGAGAGATAATGACTCAAAAAGAAAACGAAGCTCTTGCTCTTTTGTCTGACAAAAAATGA
- the upp gene encoding uracil phosphoribosyltransferase has product MKIVNFAEKNSELNRFVAEIRDIHIQQDRLRFRKNLERIGEVMSYEISKDFRYSEKLVTTPLGTARVNTADDKIVIGTILRAGIPYHQGFLNYFDRAENAFVSAYRKYKDKLNFEIFIEYIASPRIDGKILILTDPMLATGGSMELSYRALLTKGEPEHIHIASVIASQKAIEYITTHFPEEKTTVWVGAIDPDLNEHSYIVPGLGDAGDLAYGEKE; this is encoded by the coding sequence ATGAAGATCGTTAATTTTGCAGAAAAAAATTCGGAACTAAATCGTTTTGTTGCAGAAATACGGGATATACATATCCAGCAAGATCGTCTCCGATTCAGAAAAAATCTGGAAAGAATAGGAGAAGTTATGTCTTATGAAATCAGCAAAGACTTTCGTTATAGCGAAAAACTGGTTACGACTCCATTGGGAACAGCCCGTGTAAACACTGCCGATGACAAAATAGTAATCGGAACGATACTACGTGCCGGAATACCTTATCATCAAGGATTTCTGAACTATTTCGACCGGGCCGAAAATGCATTTGTCTCGGCGTACCGGAAATATAAAGACAAACTGAATTTCGAGATTTTCATAGAATACATTGCCTCTCCGCGTATCGATGGGAAAATTCTGATTCTGACAGACCCCATGTTGGCCACCGGAGGTTCTATGGAACTCTCATACAGAGCTCTGCTCACAAAAGGTGAACCGGAACATATTCACATAGCATCGGTAATAGCCAGTCAAAAAGCGATCGAATATATCACCACCCATTTTCCCGAAGAGAAGACAACGGTTTGGGTCGGAGCTATCGATCCGGATCTTAATGAACACTCTTATATCGTACCCGGATTGGGAGATGCCGGAGATCTAGCTTACGGTGAAAAAGAATAA
- the rfbF gene encoding glucose-1-phosphate cytidylyltransferase has product MKAVILAGGLGTRISEETDVKPKPMVEIGGMPILWHIMKCYSHYGIDEFVICLGYKGYVIKEFFVNYFMHRANITIDLGNNTVQTLNTTSEPWKVTLIDTGNETMTGGRIKRIKPYIGDEPFMLTYGDGVSDINIADLLKFHKENGRLCTVTTVQPTGRFGAVTLGPNNGVASFAEKPKGDGLWISAGFFVCQPQVFDYIEGDMTVWEREPMERLAREGQMSAYRYEGFWKPMDTLKDKKDLNEMWNNGLAKWKIWE; this is encoded by the coding sequence ATGAAGGCTGTAATATTAGCAGGTGGGCTCGGTACACGTATCAGTGAGGAGACGGATGTAAAGCCGAAGCCTATGGTAGAAATCGGAGGTATGCCGATTCTTTGGCATATTATGAAATGTTATTCGCATTATGGAATCGATGAGTTTGTCATTTGTCTCGGGTATAAGGGATATGTTATTAAAGAGTTCTTTGTAAATTATTTTATGCACAGAGCGAATATAACGATCGATTTGGGCAATAATACGGTACAAACTTTAAATACGACGAGCGAACCGTGGAAGGTAACTTTGATAGATACCGGTAATGAGACGATGACCGGCGGACGTATCAAGCGTATCAAGCCGTATATCGGTGATGAACCTTTTATGCTGACTTATGGTGACGGTGTGTCGGATATAAACATTGCCGATTTATTGAAATTCCATAAGGAAAACGGCCGTTTGTGCACTGTTACTACGGTTCAGCCTACGGGACGTTTCGGAGCTGTGACTTTGGGCCCGAATAATGGTGTTGCCTCTTTTGCCGAGAAGCCGAAAGGTGACGGTTTGTGGATCAGTGCCGGATTTTTTGTTTGTCAACCTCAGGTATTCGATTATATCGAAGGCGATATGACCGTATGGGAACGAGAACCGATGGAACGTTTGGCCAGAGAGGGACAGATGAGTGCTTATCGTTATGAAGGATTCTGGAAACCTATGGATACGCTGAAAGATAAGAAGGACCTTAATGAGATGTGGAATAACGGACTTGCAAAATGGAAAATTTGGGAATAG
- a CDS encoding NAD(P)-dependent oxidoreductase, with product MKKKVLVTYNMFRSGYAELVEKYDVTFPPDGAESFTYEEVLRMIPEYDALQSMFNFPVDKQLMDAGVKLKIISNYAVGYDNIDIPYATQKGIQVTNTPDPVTEPTADQAMGLLLAVSRRISELDRRLRVGEVKVGLLENLGHSLYGGTIGIIGMGRIGQALARRAVAAGMKIVYCNRHRVAETIEDKYKAVYLSLDELLRVSDVVSVNAPYTTETYHLIGERELSLMKPTSILINTARGPLVDEKALVKALREKVIWGAGLDVFEFGDYPSEELLSMDNVVLNPHTGTQTFEVRNEMAAFVSRNIIHFFEGGPVAKVNHID from the coding sequence ATGAAGAAAAAAGTCTTGGTAACATATAATATGTTTCGGAGCGGTTATGCAGAGTTAGTCGAGAAGTATGACGTCACTTTTCCTCCGGACGGAGCAGAATCTTTTACTTATGAAGAGGTTTTACGAATGATTCCGGAGTATGACGCATTGCAATCGATGTTTAATTTTCCGGTAGATAAACAGTTGATGGATGCCGGTGTGAAGTTGAAAATAATTTCCAATTATGCAGTGGGATATGACAATATCGATATTCCTTATGCAACGCAGAAAGGTATTCAGGTCACGAATACTCCCGATCCGGTAACAGAGCCTACCGCAGATCAGGCTATGGGATTGCTGTTGGCTGTCAGTCGACGTATTTCGGAGTTGGACAGGCGTCTTCGAGTAGGAGAGGTAAAGGTCGGATTATTGGAGAACCTGGGACATTCTTTGTATGGCGGTACGATCGGTATTATCGGTATGGGACGTATCGGACAAGCGTTAGCCCGACGGGCGGTTGCGGCCGGAATGAAGATCGTTTATTGTAATCGTCATCGGGTCGCAGAAACGATAGAGGATAAGTATAAAGCTGTTTATTTGTCTTTGGATGAGTTATTACGAGTTTCCGATGTCGTTTCGGTAAATGCGCCATATACGACGGAGACTTATCATTTGATAGGAGAAAGAGAGCTTTCCCTGATGAAACCGACTTCGATTCTAATTAATACGGCAAGAGGTCCTTTGGTCGATGAAAAAGCTTTAGTTAAAGCGCTACGTGAAAAAGTAATATGGGGAGCCGGATTGGATGTTTTTGAATTCGGGGATTATCCTTCAGAGGAGCTGTTATCGATGGATAATGTCGTTTTGAATCCGCATACCGGGACTCAGACGTTTGAGGTGCGTAATGAAATGGCCGCTTTCGTTTCAAGGAATATTATTCATTTTTTTGAAGGAGGGCCGGTCGCTAAAGTAAATCACATAGATTAA
- a CDS encoding SulP family inorganic anion transporter, with amino-acid sequence MDSKLDFHPRLFSALKNYSKEKFMADLMAGIIVGIVALPLAIAFGIASGVSPQQGLITAIIGGFIVSFLGGSSVQIGGPTGAFIVIVYGIIQSFGIEGLAIATAMAGIILLLMGIFKLGTIIRFIPYPIVIGFTSGIALTIFTTQIKDLFGLTMESVPADFISKWIAYFQSFGTTNIWSLGIGLISILLIIITPKLSKKIPGSLVAIIIMTIIAYVLKHHFGITGIETIGDRFTIDSSLPQPAGLHINMETINQLLPAAFTIAMLGAIESLLSATVADGVTGDRHNSNTELIAQGAANIVSPIFGGIPVTGAIARTMTNINNGGITPIAGIIHAIVLLLILLFLAPLTTHIPMACLAGVLIIVSYNMSEWRTVKSMMKNQKADIAVLWVTLILTVIFNLTIAIEIGLLLAVLSFLRRVTENTHISVLRNELDQSANKTETLSEEQLSLEKGVEVYEIDGPFFFGIANKFDEQMRILGDKPLVRIIRMRKVPFIDSTGIHNLEIFINSSRKENIHVILSGVNPTVHASLERMGVEALLGDEYIFDNIHKAVAKANIMASELKAQPK; translated from the coding sequence ATGGATAGCAAATTAGATTTCCATCCACGCTTGTTCAGTGCGTTAAAAAATTATTCTAAAGAAAAATTTATGGCCGATCTCATGGCCGGAATTATAGTCGGAATCGTAGCTCTTCCATTAGCTATAGCTTTCGGTATAGCTTCCGGAGTAAGTCCGCAGCAAGGGCTTATCACAGCCATTATCGGAGGTTTTATCGTCTCTTTTCTTGGAGGAAGTTCGGTACAAATCGGAGGACCGACAGGAGCATTTATCGTAATCGTTTACGGAATTATTCAATCTTTCGGAATAGAAGGATTGGCAATAGCCACAGCCATGGCGGGAATCATATTATTGCTGATGGGAATATTCAAACTCGGAACGATTATCAGATTTATCCCCTATCCTATCGTAATCGGCTTTACGAGCGGTATCGCTTTAACGATCTTCACGACACAGATCAAAGATCTGTTCGGTCTTACGATGGAATCAGTACCGGCAGATTTCATATCTAAATGGATCGCCTACTTCCAAAGTTTCGGAACAACGAACATCTGGTCTCTTGGAATAGGACTTATAAGCATATTGCTGATTATCATAACCCCGAAATTATCTAAAAAAATTCCCGGGTCATTGGTTGCCATCATCATTATGACAATCATTGCTTATGTATTGAAACACCATTTCGGAATTACCGGAATCGAAACGATCGGAGACCGTTTTACGATCGACTCCTCTTTACCGCAGCCAGCCGGTTTACATATCAATATGGAAACGATCAATCAACTGTTACCGGCAGCTTTTACAATAGCGATGCTCGGAGCTATTGAATCATTGCTGTCGGCAACCGTGGCGGACGGAGTTACCGGAGATAGACATAATTCGAATACGGAATTAATCGCACAAGGTGCGGCAAATATCGTTTCTCCGATCTTCGGAGGAATCCCTGTAACCGGAGCAATAGCCCGTACAATGACAAACATCAATAACGGAGGTATTACTCCTATTGCCGGAATCATTCATGCTATAGTACTGCTGCTTATATTATTATTTCTCGCTCCCCTTACCACTCATATACCGATGGCTTGCTTAGCCGGGGTATTGATTATTGTCTCATATAACATGAGTGAATGGAGGACCGTAAAATCAATGATGAAAAATCAAAAAGCGGATATTGCCGTATTGTGGGTAACTTTGATATTGACCGTTATTTTCAATCTGACAATAGCGATCGAGATCGGGTTATTGCTTGCTGTACTCTCATTCCTTCGCCGAGTAACGGAAAACACCCATATTTCTGTATTACGCAATGAGCTGGATCAAAGTGCGAATAAGACGGAAACGCTGTCGGAAGAGCAACTCTCTCTCGAAAAAGGGGTCGAAGTATATGAAATCGACGGGCCGTTTTTCTTCGGTATTGCCAATAAATTCGACGAACAGATGCGTATCTTGGGAGATAAACCGTTGGTTCGTATCATTCGTATGAGGAAAGTTCCGTTCATCGACTCTACCGGAATACACAACCTCGAAATATTTATCAACTCTTCTCGTAAAGAAAACATTCATGTCATCTTGTCGGGCGTAAACCCCACCGTACATGCATCGCTGGAACGAATGGGTGTCGAGGCCTTATTAGGAGACGAATATATATTCGATAACATACATAAAGCTGTTGCTAAAGCCAATATAATGGCTTCAGAGCTAAAAGCTCAACCTAAATAA